The Antedon mediterranea chromosome 11, ecAntMedi1.1, whole genome shotgun sequence genome window below encodes:
- the LOC140062321 gene encoding ethylmalonyl-CoA decarboxylase-like isoform X1: protein MMMSPGKFLCRTLPLVRNVIKRSCYKEGITAINLTEVTSSQQIQHSELNAPKDSFRPPLYIESTQRVTLQGLGGGSIESDLNNETGIATITISNTKNANALSGSMMVELADVISELENWKKGKAVILVGNPNGNNFSAGADLTSMKELKTPQAGTMMCLFMQNTLLRLQQLPLISVAAIDGRAMGGGAEITTSCDFRIMTEGSVIQFVHRKLGLSPGWGGGARLVHIVGHREALKMLCSSDPVDAETALKVGLSDGTLPETKDLIKGTADWLAPFISAPYQLVQAIKKVVLAGSELPLDKAMKKEKDIFTGLWAADLQLEIMERYMKQKRFK from the exons ATGATGATGTCACCAGGCAAATTTCTCTGTAGAACATTGCCACTTGTAAGAAATGTTATAAAAAGAAGTTGTTACAAGGAAGGCATCACAGCAATTAATCTAACTGAGGTGACTTCAAGTCAACAAATTCAGCACTCGGAGTTGAACGCGCCAAAGGACAGTTTTAGACCACCATTGTATATTGAGAGTACCCAAAGAGTGACACTTCAGGGCCTAGGTGGAGGAAGTATTGAGAGTGACTTAAATAATGAGACAGGAATTGCAACAATCACCATTAGCAACACAAAGAATGCAAATGCACTATCAg gatctATGATGGTAGAACTCGCAGATGTTATTTCTGAGCTTGAAAATTGGAAGAAAGGTAAAGCTGTTATACTTGTGGGCAACCCAAATGGAAACAATTTCAGTGCTGGAGCTGACCTGACATCAATGAAAGAATTGAAAACACCTCAAGCAGGTACCATGATGTGTTTATTCATGCAGAACACTTTACTGCGGCTGCAACAACTTCCGTTGATAAGCGTTGCAGCCATTGATGgaagagctatgggtggcggtGCAGAGATCACGACGTCATGTGACTTTCGAATTATGACGGAAGGATCCGTCATACAATTTGTGCACAGAAAGCTTGGTCTGTCTCCCGGATGGGGTGGGGGCGCTAGACTTGTCCACATTGTCGGACACAGAGAAgcattaaaaatgttatgtagTTCTGATCCAGTGGACGCTGAAACTGCTCTGAAAGTTGGCTTATCTGATGGAACTTTACCAGAAACCAAAGATCTAATTAAGGGAACAGCTGATTGGCTAGCTCCTTTTATTAGTGCCCCATACCAGCTTGTTCAAgcaataaaaaaagttgttttagCTGGTTCGGAACTTCCTCTTGATAAAgctatgaaaaaagaaaaagatattTTCACAGGTCTGTGGGCAGCAGACTTGCAACTGGAGATAATGGAACGCTACATGAAACAAAAGCGTTTTAAATAA
- the LOC140062321 gene encoding ethylmalonyl-CoA decarboxylase-like isoform X2 — protein sequence MMVELADVISELENWKKGKAVILVGNPNGNNFSAGADLTSMKELKTPQAGTMMCLFMQNTLLRLQQLPLISVAAIDGRAMGGGAEITTSCDFRIMTEGSVIQFVHRKLGLSPGWGGGARLVHIVGHREALKMLCSSDPVDAETALKVGLSDGTLPETKDLIKGTADWLAPFISAPYQLVQAIKKVVLAGSELPLDKAMKKEKDIFTGLWAADLQLEIMERYMKQKRFK from the coding sequence ATGATGGTAGAACTCGCAGATGTTATTTCTGAGCTTGAAAATTGGAAGAAAGGTAAAGCTGTTATACTTGTGGGCAACCCAAATGGAAACAATTTCAGTGCTGGAGCTGACCTGACATCAATGAAAGAATTGAAAACACCTCAAGCAGGTACCATGATGTGTTTATTCATGCAGAACACTTTACTGCGGCTGCAACAACTTCCGTTGATAAGCGTTGCAGCCATTGATGgaagagctatgggtggcggtGCAGAGATCACGACGTCATGTGACTTTCGAATTATGACGGAAGGATCCGTCATACAATTTGTGCACAGAAAGCTTGGTCTGTCTCCCGGATGGGGTGGGGGCGCTAGACTTGTCCACATTGTCGGACACAGAGAAgcattaaaaatgttatgtagTTCTGATCCAGTGGACGCTGAAACTGCTCTGAAAGTTGGCTTATCTGATGGAACTTTACCAGAAACCAAAGATCTAATTAAGGGAACAGCTGATTGGCTAGCTCCTTTTATTAGTGCCCCATACCAGCTTGTTCAAgcaataaaaaaagttgttttagCTGGTTCGGAACTTCCTCTTGATAAAgctatgaaaaaagaaaaagatattTTCACAGGTCTGTGGGCAGCAGACTTGCAACTGGAGATAATGGAACGCTACATGAAACAAAAGCGTTTTAAATAA
- the LOC140062319 gene encoding uncharacterized protein — MSGESDIAVLLECSLCFEQYDEGYHLPKGLPCYHTFCLTCLQQLEGDKKPLRLKCPECRTLHSLSSEGSKGLPSNVTITSLVEMKSQSVAREQQGNNDLKKCLEKRTSELKEQVDAFWNMERQRRQLNSRAELAKSEIQKSFKQIGDELKQRQKDLWAQIDSHVKVEIETLKGKQATYREKISKIEEFSKEIPNVKVEETQLVDLLKTCTDFSKSMAEIQSRLSSEIKKIVYVECGREQLSSAQSFFGKVQVGHSKSVDIRRPASSKADNNNPPLVQAKPKRPSSVVVSHSTDRYLEIASARNGVANESERRRRNSLSSSLPSSPYSSIPANERQRNPTPKPRERRDSGNNVDGSQKDITPRSTIFNLFNIELKQTIQMKQRETVLKNKGEPSKVFGVGVLGVPYDVAVAQGKYFVVDSENHCVHVFNPAGQHLLMFGKKGMKKGQLMYPKGICTNAMGQILVVDATLFIQVYNSAGTPLDQLAICRPKRSQSFNYKSTGIDCDERGNIYVCDPDHYCIKVLDRQGIYIRQIGHHGWGDGQFKYPSGLTTFHDKLIVTDLLKHCIMVFEQSGKFFCSIGSEGVNLGQLREPTGVAVDDSFLIVVDAGNHRLQVIDRAGKFITSFGSKGAENGRLDYPMGVVMTRGGNIVVCDSKNKRIQVF; from the coding sequence ATGTCTGGAGAAAGTGACATAGCCGTACTCTTGGAGTGTTCTCTATGTTTTGAGCAATACGACGAAGGATACCATCTACCTAAAGGCTTACCTTGTTATCATACCTTTTGTTTAACGTGTCTACAGCAACTAGAAGGTGACAAGAAACCGCTTCGTTTGAAATGTCCCGAATGCCGTACGCTTCATTCTTTGTCCTCAGAAGGTTCAAAGGGGTTACCAAGTAATGTCACCATCACTAGCTTGGTGGAAATGAAGTCACAGTCTGTAGCCAGAGAACAACAAGGAAACAACGATCTCAAGAAATGTTTAGAGAAAAGAACAAGCGAACTGAAAGAGCAGGTCGATGCTTTCTGGAACATGGAGCGTCAGAGGAGACAATTGAACAGTAGAGCCGAACTTGCAAAAAGTGAAATCCAGAAAAGTTTTAAACAGATTGGAGACGAATTGAAGCAGAGACAAAAGGACTTGTGGGCGCAGATTGATAGCCATGTCAAAGTTGAAATTGAAACTCTTAAAGGAAAGCAAGCGACATACCGCGAGAAGATTTCCAAAATTGAAGAATTCAGCAAAGAAATTCCTAATGTAAAAGTTGAAGAGACACAATTAGTTGATCTTCTTAAAACGTGCACAGATTTCAGTAAATCAATGGCCGAAATACAGAGCAGATTGAGTTCTGAAATTAAAAAGATTGTCTACGTGGAATGTGGTAGAGAGCAGTTGTCGTCTGCCCAAAGTTTCTTTGGAAAAGTTCAAGTTGGTCATTCCAAATCAGTTGATATACGAAGACCTGCATCTTCAAAGGCTGACAACAACAATCCGCCACTCGTACAAGCTAAGCCAAAACGACCCAGTTCTGTTGTCGTGTCCCATAGTACAGACAGATATCTTGAAATAGCCTCTGCAAGAAATGGTGTTGCGAATGAATCCGAAAGACGTCGTCGAAATTCTCTATCTTCTTCTTTACCATCTTCACCTTATTCGTCAATACCAGCAAATGAACGACAGCGAAATCCAACACCAAAACCCAGGGAACGACGAGACTCTGGTAACAACGTTGATGGGTCTCAGAAAGACATCACTCCCAGatcaacaatatttaatttatttaacattgAACTAAAACAGACAATACAAATGAAACAAAGAGAAACAGTGCTTAAGAATAAAGGTGAACCGAGTAAAGTCTTTGGAGTTGGAGTTTTAGGAGTTCCTTACGATGTGGCCGTGGCTCAAGGAAAATATTTTGTAGTTGACAGTGAAAATCATTGTGTCCATGTTTTTAACCCGGCGGGCCAACATCTATTGATGTTTGGAAAAAAGGGTATGAAGAAAGGACAGCTAATGTATCCAAAAGGAATCTGTACAAATGCAATGGGTCAAATTTTAGTCGTTGATGCCACTTTGTTCATCCAGGTGTACAATTCAGCAGGAACACCGTTAGATCAACTTGCAATATGTCGCCCTAAACGATCTCAAAgctttaattataaatcaacTGGTATAGATTGTGATGAAAGAGGTAACATTTATGTTTGTGATCCAGATCATTATTGTATCAAAGTGCTTGATCGACAAGGTATCTACATCCGACAGATTGGACATCACGGCTGGGGAGATGGACAATTCAAATACCCATCTGGTCTGACAACATTCCACGACAAACTTATCGTTACCGATCTTCTAAAACATTGTATCATGGTGTTTGAACAATCTGGGAAATTCTTTTGCTCAATAGGTTCTGAAGGCGTGAACCTAGGTCAGCTGAGAGAACCAACTGGAGTAGCCGTTGATGATTCGTTTCTGATTGTGGTTGACGCTGGAAACCATCGGCTACAAGTTATTGATAGGGCGGGGAAATTTATAACATCATTTGGCTCTAAAGGTGCAGAAAATGGAAGGCTTGACTACCCAATGGGTGTTGTCATGACAAGAGGCGGTAACATAGTTGTCTGTGACTCGAAGAATAAGAGAATacaagtattttaa